One stretch of Microbispora sp. ZYX-F-249 DNA includes these proteins:
- the cas5e gene encoding type I-E CRISPR-associated protein Cas5/CasD has translation MTGLVLRLAAPLQSWGEHSVFSNRDTLRFPTRSGLIGLLAAAQGVRRGQPLHDFDGLRFTVRIDRPGVRMVDFHTIGGGRERGVPTAEGKQRSQETATMVTRRQYLADAVFTVAVEGTAHRISELAEALRRPHWHPYLGRRSCPPDQPLLLRDNVDDPVADLHQRVPLPRRLREGENLSVEFVTEGLADQAEAVTELADVPESFNRFDRRYRTRTVSIAAHPIPRRLCLAGSEFWESLAKYVKEGK, from the coding sequence GTGACCGGTCTCGTCCTTCGTCTGGCGGCCCCCCTCCAGTCCTGGGGCGAGCACAGCGTCTTCAGCAATCGCGACACCTTGCGCTTCCCCACGCGATCCGGCCTGATCGGCCTCCTCGCCGCGGCGCAGGGTGTCCGGCGCGGCCAGCCCCTGCACGACTTCGACGGGCTGCGCTTCACCGTCCGCATCGACAGGCCCGGTGTGCGAATGGTCGATTTCCACACGATCGGCGGCGGCAGGGAACGCGGCGTGCCGACAGCAGAAGGCAAGCAACGTAGCCAGGAGACCGCCACCATGGTTACCCGGCGTCAGTACTTGGCCGACGCGGTCTTCACCGTCGCAGTAGAGGGAACGGCGCATCGCATCTCCGAGCTCGCTGAGGCGTTGCGCCGCCCGCACTGGCACCCCTACCTCGGCCGCCGTTCCTGCCCTCCGGACCAGCCGCTGCTGCTCCGTGACAACGTGGACGACCCCGTTGCCGACCTACACCAGAGGGTTCCCCTGCCCCGACGTCTCAGGGAGGGCGAGAACCTCAGCGTCGAATTCGTTACCGAGGGCCTGGCCGATCAGGCCGAGGCGGTCACCGAACTGGCGGACGTGCCCGAGAGCTTCAACCGGTTCGACCGCCGCTACCGCACCCGCACCGTCAGCATCGCCGCGCATCCGATCCCCCGACGGCTGTGCCTGGCCGGTTCGGAGTTCTGGGAAAGCCTGGCCAAGTACGTCAAGGAGGGGAAGTGA
- the cas2e gene encoding type I-E CRISPR-associated endoribonuclease Cas2e, whose amino-acid sequence MASMVVISTTAIPDHVGGALSRWLIEPTPGLYVGTVSARVRDELWSAVSASVGDGVAVLIHPADTEQGFAIRTAGQRRRHVVDFDGLQLIKFAAIEAEGHASGTSSAIVK is encoded by the coding sequence ATGGCCTCCATGGTTGTCATCTCAACGACAGCGATCCCCGATCACGTCGGCGGTGCGCTGTCACGCTGGCTTATAGAGCCCACCCCCGGTCTCTATGTGGGTACCGTCTCCGCCCGGGTGCGAGACGAACTATGGTCGGCCGTCAGCGCGAGCGTGGGTGACGGAGTGGCCGTGCTGATCCACCCGGCCGACACTGAGCAAGGGTTCGCTATCCGCACCGCCGGGCAGCGCCGTCGGCATGTCGTCGATTTCGACGGTCTACAGCTGATCAAATTCGCCGCCATCGAGGCGGAGGGCCATGCGTCGGGAACCTCAAGTGCGATTGTGAAATAG
- the cas7e gene encoding type I-E CRISPR-associated protein Cas7/Cse4/CasC: protein MTTPRYLDVHVLQTVPFANLNRDDLGSPKSLVYGGVTRTRVSSQCWKRAVRLEVERAISDPAVRTRRVPAEVADRLLARGWSQEAAAAAGAQIAADAGKSGLKLDKGLTSVLLYLPTAALDALADLADAHREAIEATVGKKGAKGVLPSDQVAALLSERNGVINLFGRMLAELPGAGVDGVVQVAHAFTTHEVAPEIDFFTAVDDCLPEDAVGSGHMNSAEFSAGVFYRYASVDLAGLRDNLGGDGQMASDLTGEFLRAFVSSLPTGKQTSSAANTLPDLVHIAVRSDRPVSFAAAFEAPVRPENGLAVPSRRQLSHYAERLERLWGTSGVVRHGYASIEDKPLTGLGEAYDSFGELINDSVAATRSPA, encoded by the coding sequence ATGACTACCCCCCGATACCTCGACGTGCATGTGCTCCAGACCGTGCCGTTTGCGAACCTCAACCGTGACGACCTCGGCTCGCCCAAGAGCCTCGTGTACGGCGGAGTCACGCGGACCCGGGTGTCCAGCCAGTGCTGGAAGCGCGCCGTACGGCTTGAAGTGGAGCGTGCCATCAGCGACCCCGCCGTCCGCACCCGTCGCGTACCCGCAGAGGTGGCTGACCGGCTTTTGGCACGCGGCTGGTCGCAGGAGGCCGCCGCGGCCGCAGGCGCGCAGATCGCCGCAGACGCCGGCAAGAGCGGACTCAAGCTGGACAAGGGCCTCACGTCGGTGCTGTTGTACCTGCCCACAGCCGCCCTCGACGCGCTCGCCGACCTGGCCGATGCCCACCGCGAGGCCATCGAGGCGACCGTCGGCAAGAAGGGCGCCAAGGGTGTGCTGCCCTCCGACCAGGTCGCCGCGCTGCTGTCGGAACGTAACGGCGTCATCAACTTGTTCGGCCGCATGCTCGCCGAGCTCCCAGGTGCGGGAGTAGACGGAGTCGTCCAGGTCGCCCACGCCTTCACCACCCACGAGGTGGCCCCCGAGATCGACTTCTTCACCGCCGTCGACGATTGCCTTCCCGAAGACGCCGTCGGCAGCGGCCACATGAACAGCGCCGAGTTCAGCGCGGGCGTCTTCTACCGTTACGCCAGCGTCGACCTCGCCGGCCTTCGCGACAACCTTGGCGGCGACGGCCAGATGGCCAGCGACCTGACCGGCGAGTTTCTCCGCGCGTTCGTCTCCTCCCTGCCTACCGGCAAGCAGACCTCCTCCGCCGCCAACACCCTTCCCGACCTGGTGCACATCGCCGTGCGAAGCGACCGCCCGGTCTCCTTCGCCGCTGCCTTCGAAGCTCCCGTCCGCCCCGAGAACGGGCTCGCCGTGCCCTCCCGCCGCCAGCTGTCGCACTACGCCGAGCGCCTCGAGCGCCTGTGGGGGACCTCCGGCGTCGTACGGCACGGCTACGCCTCCATCGAGGACAAGCCCTTGACCGGGCTCGGCGAGGCCTACGACTCCTTCGGTGAGCTCATCAACGACAGCGTCGCCGCTACCCGGAGCCCGGCGTGA
- the casA gene encoding type I-E CRISPR-associated protein Cse1/CasA has protein sequence MPYDLLSRSWLPVMQDGRRRTVGLRELFARAHELTDIESMLSPGAAGLWRVLAVIAARVTGLDDIELGVEEWYERREDLLEAGCFDQARVEEYFRRYATRFDLFDAERPWMQDPRLRTECAKSSGINKLLLTRPAGNNQVWFSHFTDLVAVPVPAEQAVWHLLAQLYYGPSGRCTSRTVAGKAEANSKAGPLRSSISFHPLGRTVFESLIAGIPFPAEYDHGGADTAPWEADELPHSLGVPARLSGIAGVLTGRFQHAVLLKPSDDGNSVVDAWITWAWRNRDFPDKDPYLVYQQSKQTGEFYARQADANRALWRDFDSLILDDVGDEHRRRPLVLRDAEELPGSVLETLRVRAYGFEQDGQTRDKEWTVAVTPAVLTTAADSRLAYAISEMRQTAERVERHLERALRNAWIAINDPSNGVGMPQRKDISAGPWPAQAAHRYWGRAEAIFWGRIRRRDLHGAAEEFVHLALDVYDEVTDSAGTLPRAKRAIELKRGYIFAAHATAPGAGPAKESA, from the coding sequence ATGCCCTATGACCTTTTGAGCCGCAGTTGGCTGCCGGTCATGCAGGATGGCCGGCGAAGGACGGTCGGCCTGCGGGAGCTCTTCGCCCGTGCGCACGAGCTGACCGACATCGAGAGCATGCTGTCGCCCGGCGCGGCGGGCCTGTGGCGAGTGCTTGCGGTCATCGCTGCCAGGGTGACCGGTTTGGACGACATCGAGCTGGGTGTCGAGGAGTGGTACGAGCGACGGGAGGATCTGCTTGAAGCCGGGTGCTTTGACCAGGCGCGCGTGGAGGAGTACTTCAGGCGGTACGCGACGCGCTTCGACTTGTTCGATGCCGAGCGCCCCTGGATGCAGGATCCGCGGCTGCGAACCGAGTGCGCGAAGAGCTCCGGCATCAATAAGCTGCTACTGACCAGGCCTGCGGGCAATAACCAGGTCTGGTTCAGCCACTTCACCGATCTGGTGGCCGTTCCGGTTCCTGCGGAGCAGGCGGTCTGGCATCTCCTAGCACAGCTTTACTACGGCCCTTCTGGGCGGTGCACCTCCCGTACGGTCGCAGGCAAGGCTGAGGCCAACAGCAAGGCGGGCCCGCTGCGCAGCTCGATCTCGTTCCACCCGCTCGGCCGGACGGTCTTCGAGTCGCTGATCGCCGGCATCCCCTTCCCCGCCGAGTACGACCACGGCGGAGCGGACACCGCTCCCTGGGAGGCCGACGAACTTCCCCACTCGCTCGGCGTTCCGGCCCGTCTCTCGGGCATCGCCGGGGTGCTGACAGGCCGGTTCCAGCACGCGGTGCTCCTCAAGCCGTCCGACGACGGGAACAGCGTCGTCGACGCGTGGATCACCTGGGCCTGGCGTAACCGGGACTTCCCCGACAAGGACCCCTACCTCGTCTACCAGCAGAGCAAGCAGACCGGCGAGTTCTACGCCAGGCAGGCGGACGCGAACCGGGCGCTGTGGCGGGACTTCGACTCTCTGATCCTCGATGATGTCGGCGATGAGCACCGGCGCCGGCCCCTCGTCCTGCGGGACGCCGAGGAGTTGCCGGGCAGCGTACTGGAGACTCTGCGGGTCCGGGCCTACGGCTTCGAGCAAGATGGCCAGACCAGGGACAAGGAGTGGACTGTAGCCGTCACCCCGGCGGTTTTGACCACCGCGGCCGACTCCCGTCTCGCTTATGCGATCAGCGAGATGCGGCAGACGGCCGAGCGCGTGGAACGGCACCTGGAGCGGGCGCTGCGGAACGCGTGGATAGCGATCAACGACCCGTCCAATGGCGTTGGAATGCCCCAACGCAAGGACATCTCCGCCGGTCCTTGGCCCGCCCAGGCCGCGCACCGCTACTGGGGCAGGGCCGAAGCCATCTTCTGGGGTCGCATCCGGCGTCGTGACCTTCACGGCGCGGCTGAGGAGTTCGTTCACCTAGCGCTGGACGTGTACGACGAGGTCACCGACAGCGCCGGCACTCTGCCGAGAGCCAAGCGCGCGATCGAGTTGAAGCGCGGCTACATCTTCGCCGCCCACGCAACCGCCCCCGGTGCCGGCCCCGCAAAGGAGAGCGCATGA
- the cas1e gene encoding type I-E CRISPR-associated endonuclease Cas1e, whose protein sequence is MTTSARRKLAAPTLAMLPRVADSLSFLYTEAVRIVQDDTGVCAQVESPNGTDRVYIPTAALACVLLGPGTSITQPAMATFARHGTSIVCVGAGGVRSYAGVLPASLTTAWLEEQVRAWASDDSRLQVATRMYEMRFGASSAPAGATLPQLRGFEGQRVKALYRLLATKYGVKRFKRNYDPDAWDDQDPVNKALSAANACMYGVIHAAVLALGCSPALGFVHSGTQMAFVYDVADLYKARITVPLAFSLHASTDPEREARRRLREDFRAFKLMPQIVADVQSLFDSSGDSSPTADRASDLVHLWDPQAGPLPAGVNYGFEAASVSISEFDTRDLE, encoded by the coding sequence ATGACGACCTCGGCACGGCGTAAGCTCGCCGCCCCCACACTGGCGATGCTCCCTAGGGTCGCGGACTCCCTGTCGTTCCTCTACACCGAGGCCGTTCGCATCGTGCAGGACGACACTGGCGTCTGCGCGCAGGTGGAATCGCCCAACGGTACCGACAGGGTCTACATCCCGACCGCCGCTCTGGCATGTGTCCTGCTCGGACCGGGTACCTCCATCACACAACCGGCCATGGCCACCTTCGCTCGCCACGGCACCTCAATTGTCTGCGTGGGCGCGGGTGGAGTTCGCAGCTACGCCGGTGTTCTGCCCGCTTCACTTACCACGGCCTGGCTGGAGGAGCAGGTGCGCGCCTGGGCGTCCGACGACAGCCGGCTGCAGGTAGCAACGCGGATGTATGAGATGAGATTCGGCGCCTCCTCGGCCCCGGCCGGTGCGACTCTCCCGCAGCTGCGCGGCTTCGAGGGGCAGCGGGTCAAGGCTCTCTACCGGCTGCTGGCGACCAAGTATGGTGTCAAGCGCTTCAAACGTAACTACGACCCGGACGCCTGGGACGACCAGGACCCCGTCAATAAGGCGCTCTCGGCGGCCAATGCCTGCATGTACGGGGTCATACACGCTGCGGTTTTGGCGCTCGGTTGTTCTCCCGCTCTCGGATTCGTGCACAGCGGGACGCAGATGGCCTTCGTTTATGACGTCGCCGATCTTTACAAGGCACGCATCACCGTCCCCCTCGCCTTCTCCCTGCATGCCTCCACAGACCCGGAAAGAGAAGCAAGACGGCGCCTACGCGAGGATTTCCGAGCCTTCAAGCTCATGCCGCAGATAGTCGCCGACGTACAGTCCTTGTTCGATTCGTCCGGCGACAGCTCTCCGACCGCAGATCGAGCATCTGACCTCGTGCACCTGTGGGACCCGCAAGCGGGCCCGCTCCCCGCAGGCGTCAACTACGGATTCGAGGCGGCCTCCGTTAGCATCTCCGAGTTCGACACCAGGGACCTGGAGTAG
- the casB gene encoding type I-E CRISPR-associated protein Cse2/CasB, translating into MNGIPSLQTADSYVSYLSKVTKVDPGRRAALRRSLGKPVHDIGVRRAHAVVAPWLPQNEDLPGRNVRAAVESAYYTVAALVAARPADRDRRQDDEPPSAEVVPDEGQHKRDNLGRTLGVAVREGKVNADSIEARLHLLCRQDLAGLHRQLPGLIRQLHAREVRLDLAKLLIDLSRWADRRDWVVKAWLQQFYRAMNQNTDDVTSKESEEK; encoded by the coding sequence ATGAACGGCATCCCTTCCCTTCAAACGGCCGATAGCTATGTCAGCTACCTGAGCAAGGTGACCAAGGTCGACCCGGGGCGGCGCGCGGCGTTGCGCCGTAGCCTTGGCAAACCCGTCCACGATATCGGCGTCCGCCGAGCCCACGCGGTCGTCGCCCCGTGGCTGCCTCAGAACGAAGACCTGCCCGGCAGGAATGTGCGGGCAGCGGTCGAAAGCGCCTACTACACCGTCGCCGCCCTGGTCGCGGCCCGACCGGCCGACCGCGACCGGCGGCAAGACGATGAGCCGCCGAGTGCCGAAGTCGTACCTGACGAGGGGCAGCACAAGCGGGACAACCTCGGGCGGACGCTCGGCGTGGCCGTACGCGAGGGCAAGGTGAACGCCGACAGCATCGAGGCGCGCCTGCACCTGCTGTGTCGCCAGGACCTCGCCGGGCTTCACCGTCAGCTGCCCGGACTGATCCGTCAGTTGCACGCCCGCGAGGTCCGGCTGGACCTGGCCAAACTCCTGATCGACCTGAGCCGCTGGGCAGACCGGCGCGACTGGGTCGTTAAGGCGTGGCTGCAGCAGTTCTACCGAGCGATGAACCAGAACACGGACGATGTGACCAGCAAGGAGAGCGAGGAAAAATGA
- the cas6e gene encoding type I-E CRISPR-associated protein Cas6/Cse3/CasE has protein sequence MTAWLIRILPDLRRRDVTKDMADPNQLHKRVMSLVPDDLGADPRAQAGVLFRVEDTRTGVQILVQTQMEPHLSRLPDGYGEAATRQLDGLLDRLQKGSVVHYRIAANPSKRLGKSAGPKAGKIEALRGAAAEQWWAERAAGNGLSVVTISSQSQRDVRAKGGIRHAVVRFDGSAVVTDPELVRTAVLTGIGRGKSYGCGLLSLALATG, from the coding sequence GTGACCGCCTGGCTGATCCGTATCCTGCCCGACCTGCGGCGGCGCGACGTCACCAAGGACATGGCCGACCCCAACCAGCTTCATAAACGAGTGATGAGCCTTGTCCCCGACGACCTGGGAGCCGACCCCCGCGCCCAAGCCGGCGTGCTGTTCCGGGTGGAAGACACCCGAACCGGCGTGCAGATCCTGGTCCAGACCCAGATGGAGCCTCATCTGTCCCGCCTTCCCGACGGGTACGGGGAGGCGGCGACCAGACAGTTGGACGGCCTCCTCGACCGCTTGCAGAAAGGGAGCGTGGTGCACTACCGCATCGCTGCCAACCCTTCCAAGCGGTTGGGAAAAAGCGCGGGCCCGAAGGCAGGAAAGATCGAGGCCCTTCGCGGAGCGGCCGCCGAGCAGTGGTGGGCGGAGCGTGCCGCGGGCAACGGCCTGTCCGTTGTGACAATCTCCTCTCAATCCCAGCGTGACGTCCGCGCCAAGGGGGGCATCCGACATGCTGTAGTCCGCTTCGACGGGTCCGCGGTCGTGACCGACCCCGAACTCGTCCGAACAGCGGTGCTCACCGGCATCGGACGAGGCAAGTCCTACGGCTGCGGACTACTGAGCCTCGCCCTGGCGACGGGATGA